One Helianthus annuus cultivar XRQ/B chromosome 7, HanXRQr2.0-SUNRISE, whole genome shotgun sequence genomic region harbors:
- the LOC110868529 gene encoding armadillo repeat-containing protein 8 isoform X1: MPGSASTTHRPEGLIQRLRSAAADGGEAKLKVLRDLKNQIIGNRTKKLSYIKLGAVPFVVSILSSSSFSSDSILVQCAATIGSFACGVDSGVKAVLDAGAFVHLVNLLSHSNEKVVDAGARALKMIYQSKVAPKYDFFQEKNMEFLTSLLDKNNENLTALGASIITHSCETNDEQKILGDAGTLKRLINLLEGTTSQRDASLEAFATIIKQNPQVISEFVGPENGRTWGTLIELTKDKYPRTRLLACTCLILIKNAAPSYLQSVGIRTKLILILLELIDDSGQVGDEALFTLSSFIADEESLQKSAFEANTIDRLCDHMQKESLQPKRLEGMLMILANLCSNLECSRSVLLESPKLQTISIITDALSHATVDVRVAACMCLKNISRSVKYLSAGHFMTEAVIIPLIQLLDDTSTSVQVAALRTISNLVIDFTMHKSLFVQNGGVKQLVELSKSMDSRVRLNAVWALRNLMFLVDSRCKEGIFLELRALSLTSLVSDPSACVQEHALGLICNLVNGSLDSIDYVFTEDALLLNAVGRQLRNASKPEVLIQGMYVLCNVASGKEFQKEAVMHQILPDSSNGDTQSIMVTMLQSEVAQLRTAAVWTIVNLTIPTGAGALARVVKLRNAGIVSQLKNMANDPCLDVKLRVRTALGQSMIFGDFST; encoded by the exons ATGCCAGGCTCCGCTTCCACCACTCACCGCCCTGAGGGTTTAATCCAGCGCCTCCGTTCCGCCGCCGCGGACGGCGGCGAAGCCAAATTAAAGGTCCTCCGAGACCTCAAAAACCAGATAATCGGCAATCGAACGAAAAAACTCTCCTACATCAAGCTTGGAGCCGTTCCGTTCGTAGTTTCGATTCTCTCATCGTCTTCGTTCTCATCCGATTCCATTCTCGTTCAGTGTGCCGCTACAATTGGAAGCTTTGCGTGCGGTGTTGATTCCGGTGTTAAGGCGGTTTTAGATGCCGGAGCTTTTGTTCATCTCGTGAATCTTCTCTCGCATTCGAACGAAAAG GTTGTAGATGCAGGTGCTCGTGCTCTAAAAATGATATATCAATCAAAAGTGGCACCCAAGTACGACTTTTTCCAAGAGAAAAACATGGAATTTCTTACATCTTTATTAGATAAAAACAACGAAAATTTAACCGCACTTGGTGCCAGTATCATAACACATTCTTGCGAAACAAACGACGAGCAGAAGATACTGGGCGATGCCGGAACACTAAAACGCCTTATCAACCTTCTCGAAGGCACCACAAGCCAACGAGATGCAAGCTTAGAAGCATTCGCTACAATCATCAAACAAAACCCACAAGTTATTTCAGAGTTCGTGGGACCCGAAAACGGTAGAACGTGGGGTACGTTAATAGAGTTGACGAAAGACAAGTATCCAAGAACAAGATTGCTTGCATGTACGTGCTTAATTTTGATTAAAAACGCTGCTCCGTCATATCTTCAATCGGTGGGGATCAGAACCAAATTGATATTAATATTACTTGAACTTATCGATGATTCTGGTCAAGTGGGAGATGAAGCGTTGTTTACTTTATCGAGTTTTATAGCGGATGAAGAGAGTTTGCAAAAATCGGCTTTTGAGGCAAATACAATTGACCGACTTTGTGACCACATGCAAAAGGAATCGTTACAACCCAAACGACTCGAGGGAATGTTAATGATACTCGCTAATCTATGTTCAAATTTGGAATGTAGTAGATCGGTTCTTTTGGAATCACCCAAG CTACAGACCATAAGCATCATAACTGACGCTCTGAGTCATGCTACGGTGGATGTACGCGTTGCTGCATGCATGTGTTTGAAAAATATCTCCCGCTCGGTTAAG TATCTGAGTGCAGGTCATTTTATGACAGAAGCAGTTATTATACCGCTGATTCAGCTTCTAGATGATACGTCTACATCTGTTCAG GTTGCTGCACTGCGTACTATCAGTAACTTAGTGATTGATTTTACAATGCACAAGTCTCTTTTTGTACAAAACGGAGGTGTGAAACAACTTGTTGAGCTATCAAAATCTATGGATTCAAGAGTTAGACTAAATGCCGTATGGGCTTTGAGAAACTTGATGTTTCTTGTCGACAGCAGGTGTAAAGAAGGGATCTTTTTGGAGCTCAGAGCATTGTCGTTAACAAGCCTCGTTTCCG ATCCCAGTGCTTGTGTACAAGAGCATGCTTTGGGCCTTATTTGCAACCTTGTTAACGGTTCTCTGGATTCTATCGACTATGTCTTCACTGAGGATGCTCTTTTACTGAACGCTGTTGGAAGACAACTACGGAATGCTTCAAAACCTGAAGTTTTGATTCAG GGAATGTATGTCCTGTGCAATGTGGCATCTGGAAAAGAGTTCCAAAAGGAAGCAGTTATGCACCAAATTCTCCCAGATTCAAGTAACGGTGATACCCAATCAATAATGGTGACCATGTTGCAAAGTGAAGTTGCCCAATTAAGAACAGCTGCTGTTTGGACGATAGTAAATCTCACCATTCCAACCGGGGCCGGTGCATTAGCGCGTGTGGTCAAATTAAGAAATGCTGGCATCGTTTCTCAGCTAAAGAACATGGCCAATGATCCCTGCTTGGACGTTAAG CTTCGTGTAAGAACAGCGCTCGGACAGTCTATGATTTTTGGGGATTTTTCCACGTGA
- the LOC110868529 gene encoding armadillo repeat-containing protein 8 isoform X2, whose amino-acid sequence MPGSASTTHRPEGLIQRLRSAAADGGEAKLKVLRDLKNQIIGNRTKKLSYIKLGAVPFVVSILSSSSFSSDSILVQCAATIGSFACGVDSGVKAVLDAGAFVHLVNLLSHSNEKVVDAGARALKMIYQSKVAPKYDFFQEKNMEFLTSLLDKNNENLTALGASIITHSCETNDEQKILGDAGTLKRLINLLEGTTSQRDASLEAFATIIKQNPQVISEFVGPENGRTWGTLIELTKDKYPRTRLLACTCLILIKNAAPSYLQSVGIRTKLILILLELIDDSGQVGDEALFTLSSFIADEESLQKSAFEANTIDRLCDHMQKESLQPKRLEGMLMILANLCSNLECSRSVLLESPKTISIITDALSHATVDVRVAACMCLKNISRSVKYLSAGHFMTEAVIIPLIQLLDDTSTSVQVAALRTISNLVIDFTMHKSLFVQNGGVKQLVELSKSMDSRVRLNAVWALRNLMFLVDSRCKEGIFLELRALSLTSLVSDPSACVQEHALGLICNLVNGSLDSIDYVFTEDALLLNAVGRQLRNASKPEVLIQGMYVLCNVASGKEFQKEAVMHQILPDSSNGDTQSIMVTMLQSEVAQLRTAAVWTIVNLTIPTGAGALARVVKLRNAGIVSQLKNMANDPCLDVKLRVRTALGQSMIFGDFST is encoded by the exons ATGCCAGGCTCCGCTTCCACCACTCACCGCCCTGAGGGTTTAATCCAGCGCCTCCGTTCCGCCGCCGCGGACGGCGGCGAAGCCAAATTAAAGGTCCTCCGAGACCTCAAAAACCAGATAATCGGCAATCGAACGAAAAAACTCTCCTACATCAAGCTTGGAGCCGTTCCGTTCGTAGTTTCGATTCTCTCATCGTCTTCGTTCTCATCCGATTCCATTCTCGTTCAGTGTGCCGCTACAATTGGAAGCTTTGCGTGCGGTGTTGATTCCGGTGTTAAGGCGGTTTTAGATGCCGGAGCTTTTGTTCATCTCGTGAATCTTCTCTCGCATTCGAACGAAAAG GTTGTAGATGCAGGTGCTCGTGCTCTAAAAATGATATATCAATCAAAAGTGGCACCCAAGTACGACTTTTTCCAAGAGAAAAACATGGAATTTCTTACATCTTTATTAGATAAAAACAACGAAAATTTAACCGCACTTGGTGCCAGTATCATAACACATTCTTGCGAAACAAACGACGAGCAGAAGATACTGGGCGATGCCGGAACACTAAAACGCCTTATCAACCTTCTCGAAGGCACCACAAGCCAACGAGATGCAAGCTTAGAAGCATTCGCTACAATCATCAAACAAAACCCACAAGTTATTTCAGAGTTCGTGGGACCCGAAAACGGTAGAACGTGGGGTACGTTAATAGAGTTGACGAAAGACAAGTATCCAAGAACAAGATTGCTTGCATGTACGTGCTTAATTTTGATTAAAAACGCTGCTCCGTCATATCTTCAATCGGTGGGGATCAGAACCAAATTGATATTAATATTACTTGAACTTATCGATGATTCTGGTCAAGTGGGAGATGAAGCGTTGTTTACTTTATCGAGTTTTATAGCGGATGAAGAGAGTTTGCAAAAATCGGCTTTTGAGGCAAATACAATTGACCGACTTTGTGACCACATGCAAAAGGAATCGTTACAACCCAAACGACTCGAGGGAATGTTAATGATACTCGCTAATCTATGTTCAAATTTGGAATGTAGTAGATCGGTTCTTTTGGAATCACCCAAG ACCATAAGCATCATAACTGACGCTCTGAGTCATGCTACGGTGGATGTACGCGTTGCTGCATGCATGTGTTTGAAAAATATCTCCCGCTCGGTTAAG TATCTGAGTGCAGGTCATTTTATGACAGAAGCAGTTATTATACCGCTGATTCAGCTTCTAGATGATACGTCTACATCTGTTCAG GTTGCTGCACTGCGTACTATCAGTAACTTAGTGATTGATTTTACAATGCACAAGTCTCTTTTTGTACAAAACGGAGGTGTGAAACAACTTGTTGAGCTATCAAAATCTATGGATTCAAGAGTTAGACTAAATGCCGTATGGGCTTTGAGAAACTTGATGTTTCTTGTCGACAGCAGGTGTAAAGAAGGGATCTTTTTGGAGCTCAGAGCATTGTCGTTAACAAGCCTCGTTTCCG ATCCCAGTGCTTGTGTACAAGAGCATGCTTTGGGCCTTATTTGCAACCTTGTTAACGGTTCTCTGGATTCTATCGACTATGTCTTCACTGAGGATGCTCTTTTACTGAACGCTGTTGGAAGACAACTACGGAATGCTTCAAAACCTGAAGTTTTGATTCAG GGAATGTATGTCCTGTGCAATGTGGCATCTGGAAAAGAGTTCCAAAAGGAAGCAGTTATGCACCAAATTCTCCCAGATTCAAGTAACGGTGATACCCAATCAATAATGGTGACCATGTTGCAAAGTGAAGTTGCCCAATTAAGAACAGCTGCTGTTTGGACGATAGTAAATCTCACCATTCCAACCGGGGCCGGTGCATTAGCGCGTGTGGTCAAATTAAGAAATGCTGGCATCGTTTCTCAGCTAAAGAACATGGCCAATGATCCCTGCTTGGACGTTAAG CTTCGTGTAAGAACAGCGCTCGGACAGTCTATGATTTTTGGGGATTTTTCCACGTGA
- the LOC110868528 gene encoding nuclear transcription factor Y subunit A-9 isoform X2, whose translation MSTTAMRRNSSDSSSSEESLDKESQSDDVVSEEDDDVSKETQNDSCGQEHKSCRQQGLPNVLPSNGETLRQVPQLELVGHSVACAPNPYYGGMMTAYGQPLVHPQFVDMQTRMPLTLEMAPEPVYVNAKQYPAILRRRQSRAKAELEKKLIKDRKPYLHESRHQHAMRRIRGSGGRFAKKTEIESLKNTTASGSANSVKSKRVHSESAETPRVGSVLSQNYQASSGYHLHSSDRGKQWINISSNPAAQSAVAM comes from the exons ATGTCTACGACTGCTATGCGGAGAAATTCATCTGATTCGTCTTCTTCGGAAGAATCGCTAGATAAGGAATCACAGTCTGATGATGTTGTAAGTGAGGAAGATGATGATGTTAGTAAAGAAACACAAAATG ACAGTTGCGGACAAGAACATAAAAGTTGTCGGCAGCAGGGACTGCCTAACGTGCTTCCAAGTAACGGGGAAACCTTAAGGCAGGTCCCACAGCTCGAACTTGTTGGACATTCCGTT GCCTGTGCTCCAAATCCATATTATGGCGGAATGATGACAGCTTATGGTCAGCCTTTG GTTCATCCTCAGTTTGTTGATATGCAAACAAGGATGCCGTTAACACTCGAAATGGCACCAGAGCCTGTTTACGTGAATGCCAAACAATACCCTGCAATATTAAGGCGTAGACAATCGCGCGCAAAAGCCGAGCTCGAAAAGAAACTTATAAAAGACAGAAAG CCTTATCTTCACGAATCACGACACCAGCATGCAATGCGAAGGATAAGGGGTTCTGGTGGTCGTTTCGCCAAGAAGACAGAAATCGAGTCGTTAAAAAACACAACCGCTTCTGGTTCCGCCAATTCCGTGAAGTCAAAGCGCGTGCACTCAGAATCCGCCGAAACACCAAGGGTTGGATCGGTTCTCTCACAAAATTACCAGGCGTCATCGGGTTATCATTTGCACTCTTCGGATAGAGGAAAGCAGTGGATAAACATATCGTCTAACCCGGCTGCACAGAGTGCTGTTGCGATGTAA
- the LOC110868528 gene encoding nuclear transcription factor Y subunit A-9 isoform X1 — MSTTAMRRNSSDSSSSEESLDKESQSDDVVSEEDDDVSKETQNGPSFRSDSCGQEHKSCRQQGLPNVLPSNGETLRQVPQLELVGHSVACAPNPYYGGMMTAYGQPLVHPQFVDMQTRMPLTLEMAPEPVYVNAKQYPAILRRRQSRAKAELEKKLIKDRKPYLHESRHQHAMRRIRGSGGRFAKKTEIESLKNTTASGSANSVKSKRVHSESAETPRVGSVLSQNYQASSGYHLHSSDRGKQWINISSNPAAQSAVAM, encoded by the exons ATGTCTACGACTGCTATGCGGAGAAATTCATCTGATTCGTCTTCTTCGGAAGAATCGCTAGATAAGGAATCACAGTCTGATGATGTTGTAAGTGAGGAAGATGATGATGTTAGTAAAGAAACACAAAATGGTCCGTCTTTTCGTTCGG ACAGTTGCGGACAAGAACATAAAAGTTGTCGGCAGCAGGGACTGCCTAACGTGCTTCCAAGTAACGGGGAAACCTTAAGGCAGGTCCCACAGCTCGAACTTGTTGGACATTCCGTT GCCTGTGCTCCAAATCCATATTATGGCGGAATGATGACAGCTTATGGTCAGCCTTTG GTTCATCCTCAGTTTGTTGATATGCAAACAAGGATGCCGTTAACACTCGAAATGGCACCAGAGCCTGTTTACGTGAATGCCAAACAATACCCTGCAATATTAAGGCGTAGACAATCGCGCGCAAAAGCCGAGCTCGAAAAGAAACTTATAAAAGACAGAAAG CCTTATCTTCACGAATCACGACACCAGCATGCAATGCGAAGGATAAGGGGTTCTGGTGGTCGTTTCGCCAAGAAGACAGAAATCGAGTCGTTAAAAAACACAACCGCTTCTGGTTCCGCCAATTCCGTGAAGTCAAAGCGCGTGCACTCAGAATCCGCCGAAACACCAAGGGTTGGATCGGTTCTCTCACAAAATTACCAGGCGTCATCGGGTTATCATTTGCACTCTTCGGATAGAGGAAAGCAGTGGATAAACATATCGTCTAACCCGGCTGCACAGAGTGCTGTTGCGATGTAA
- the LOC110868527 gene encoding protein disulfide-isomerase 5-1: MKGDHPSLLASILLISSLLLSTFMHDARAEVITLTETTFSDKVKEKDTAWFVKFCVPWCKHCKNLGSLWEELGKTMEGEDEIEVGEVDCGTNKPLCSKVKIGSYPSFKVFYNGEEVARYRGTRDVELMRTFVLEETEKAAAAAVDSQLEDDKDL; this comes from the exons ATGAAAGGCGATCATCCATCACTTCTAGCTTCTATCCTCCTGATTTCATCACTGTTACTCTCCACTTTTATGCACGATGCAAGAGCTGAAGTCATAACCCTAACCGAAACTACCTTCTCCGACAAG GTTAAAGAGAAAGACACTGCTTGGTTTGTGAAGTTCTGCGTCCCTTGGTGCAAGCACTG TAAGAATTTGGGTTCGTTGTGGGAGGAACTTGGAAAGACAATGGAAGGGGAAGATGAGATAGAGGTCGGTGAAGTGGATTGTGGTACTAATAAACCTCTTTGTTCAAAGGTTAAGATTGGATCGTATCCTTCTTTTAAAGTTTTCTACAATGGTGAAGAAGTTGCCAGATATCGAG GTACAAGGGACGTTGAGTTGATGAGAACATTTGTTTTAGAAGAAACAGAAAAGGCAGCAGCCGCAGCAGTGGATTCACAGCTAGAGGACGACAAAGATTTATGA